The window TCTTATTCAAAGTGTGGTTAATGCTTTTGGGTCGGGAGTAGGATTTGCCTTAGCCATAATCTTAATGGCTAGTATTCGAGAAAAGGCAGATCTGGCTGATTTACCTGAATCTTTAAAGGGATTTGCTTTTGCCTTCATTGCTGCTTCTTGTTTAGCTCTTGCTTTTTTTGGATTTTCAGGATTAATTAAACCCTTGGCGGGAGGAATATAGCCATGGACTGGGGATTAATTGCCAACATTACTACTACCCTGGCGATAATTGGATTTTCCTTTGGATCTTTACTTGCTCTGGCTGATCAAATCTTTGGTATAGAGTTAGATTCCCGTGTTCATGAAGTAGAAGAAATATTACCTAAGGGTCAATGTGGTGCTTGCGGATTTGGAGGATGTGCTGCTTATGCAGAAGCGGTAGTAGTAAGTAATAATGTTTCGCCTTCGCTTTGTCGGCCTGGTGGAGGGGATATGGCTAAACTAATTGCCAAGATTACGGGTAAAGAGCCAGAAGCCATTGAGGGAACAAAAGCTCATTTAAGATGTCAAGGAAAACCAGAAAAAGCCTTCATTTATGAAGGTAATATGGATTGTGAATCTGCTTTCCTGTTATTTAATGGTGATAGTGTTTGTCCCTATAGTTGTCTTGGATATGGGACCTGTGTTCTGGCTTGTCCATTTGAAGCTATTTCATGCCAAGAGGAAAGGATCATCATTGACCATCTCCGTTGTACAGGATGTGGAAAATGTGCTTCTTTTTGTCCAAAGCAAGCTATTCAAATGATCCCTGAAACAGCTAAGGTAGTGGTAAGGTGTGCTTCTTTAGAGAAAGGTGCAAGAATAAAGGAGATCTGCCCAGTAGGTTGTATTGGCTGTGGCATATGTGCTAAGGAATGTAAAGCCCAAGCTATAAAAATAAAAGATAACTTACCTGAAATAGATTATGCTCAGTGTAGACAGTGCCCAGATATATCCTGCCTTAATAAAAAATGTCCCACCAGCGCCTTGGTAAGAATTTAATGAAATTTATCATTTTATTTCTTATCTCTTTTTTTATTTCTACCGCTTTAACGCCTTTAATGAGAAAGTTTTGTTTAAAAACTAAGATTGGCATAGACTATAAAAGTGATAGAAAAGTACATCAAAAACGAATTATCACTCGTTTAGGGGGAGTGGCTATTTTTTTCTCTTTCTTTCTTTCCCTCTCTATCCTTTATTTCTTTGTTTTGGAGAAGGAGATCTTTTTAAAAAATGTCACTATTCTCTTCTTAGGAGCCTTAATTATTTTAATGATAGGTCTATATGATGACGTTAAGAGAGTAAGACCGATAATAAAACTTTTATTTCAAATTTTAGCTGCTTTAGTCTTGGTCTATTTTAATGTAATAGCTGATGTTTCTAAATACATTACTAGTAATTATATTTATCAAATAAATGCTTTAGTTACCGTGATTTGGATAGTGGGGATAACTAATGCAATTAACTTAGTAGATGGATTGGATGGCTTAGCAGCTGGAATTGTTTCTATAGCTTCTATTACTATCTTTCTTATCTCATTACTTAATCAATCCTTTGATTGTGCTTTTTTCTCTATAGCCTTAGCTGGGGCTGCTATTGGCTTCTTACGTTATAATTTTAATCCAGCTAAATTATTTTTAGGCGATAATGGCAGTATGTTTTTGGGCTTTTCATTGGGAACTATTTCGTTAATAGGTTCTCATAAGAGTGCTACCGTGGCTGCTCTCCTTATTCCTGTAATAGCTTTAGGACTTCCCATTACAGATACTTTATTTGCGATAATTCGAAGAACTATAAAAGGAATACATATCTTTGCCCCAGATGACGGACATATCCACCATAAGTTAGTAAATTGGGGTTTTACCCATAAAGAAGCGGTATTATTCTTATATGGTATCACTGTTATCTTAGGATTAACTGCTTTTGTCATTACAGCTCTTAGAAATGAGATCTCCGGGGTTATTTTATTTGCGATAGGAACTATTGTCGTTATAGGCATTAGGAAACTTGGATTCATAGAACATCTCCTGATAATAAAGAATAGCCTTACTAATGGACATAAAAAGGAAAAACAGAAGGACTTTTTATAGTCTTATGGTAACTTTATGAGATGGAAGTTGTCAGATGCAATCAGAGTGTTGGCAGTCTATTCACTGGTTGAGTTGAAAAAAGCACGTGCTTTGCCTGGCACCACCAATTTTATTTACTTTTGGATATGTTTATAGACGATAATTTATCTCTATTATTTTGTGGGATAAGAAATTAGAAAGAGTGTTCCTTTTTATTTTTTATTCTTTCTTCCATTTGAGTAAATCTTTGGATAAATTTATGAATGGTTTGGCGAAGGGAAAGTTCGGGGTCTATCTTAAAAAAACGAGCAACACTAACTAAAGAAAAAAGTAAGTTTCCAAATTCTTCCTCTGTTTTTTGAGTATCTTGATTTTGGCACTGGTCTTCAAGCTCTTTAATCTTTTCTCTTATCTTCTTAATTGCCTCATCTTTTTTAATCACCTCATCCTTCTTAATTACCTCATCAATGTTATCCCAGTCAAATTTTACTGTAGCCGCTCTTTCTTGAATCTTCTTTGCCCAAACTAAAGCTGGTAAATGATGAGGAATTCCTTTAAGTAAAGACTCATCCTTTGTTTCAGTTCTTTTAATTTTGTGCCAATTCGATAAAACCTCTTGAGAATCTTTAACTTTAGTATCTCCAAAAACATGGGGATGACGTTCTTTCATTTTTTTAATAATTTCTTTTAAGATATCATTAACATTAAATAAATTAGCTTCTTTAGCTAAATGAGCATGAAAGACTATCTGGAAAAGAAGGTCTCCTAACTCAGATCTTAAATTCTCAAAATTTTGCTCCTCAATTGATTCTAAAACTTCATAAGCTTCTTCAATTAAATAACTCTTTATTGATTGATGATCTTGCTCTTTATCCCAAGGACAACCCTCGCTACTGCGTAGTTTTTCCATAATATGGACTACTTCTTCAAAGAGATTACCTGAGGTTATCTCCTTCATTTATTATCTCCTTTTATTGATTGATGATCTTGCTCTTTATCCCAAGGACAACCTTCGCTACTGCGTAATCTTTCCATAATATGGACTACTTCTTCAAAGAGATTACCTGAGGTTATTTCTTTCATCTATTATCTCCTTTTCTTAGCAAGATAGTTTTACTTGTAAAGTATGGCATTTTTACTTATTAACCTTAATCATGCTTAATTATATAGGAAAAGAATTTAAAATCTATTAAGATTTTTATCTTACAAAAAAAGCCTTGACGATTAATCTTAAAAATACTAAATTAATATTAAGTTAAAGGACGTTGAATCTACTTTCAAGATAAAAAGTTTTTAAAATAAAATTTTAGAGAGAATGATTGATAGTGAAAAAATTAGTAACTTTATTTATATTTGTGTTTATCTTATGTTTAAAGACATCTTATGCTGGCGAGGGTATTTATTTAGCTTATAATTCACGGGAAGGAGATGTTTTAAGCTACCAAATGACAGCGTTAGCTGAAAACAAGTTAAAAGATGTAGGAAAATTCACCTCAG is drawn from bacterium and contains these coding sequences:
- a CDS encoding undecaprenyl/decaprenyl-phosphate alpha-N-acetylglucosaminyl 1-phosphate transferase; this translates as MKFIILFLISFFISTALTPLMRKFCLKTKIGIDYKSDRKVHQKRIITRLGGVAIFFSFFLSLSILYFFVLEKEIFLKNVTILFLGALIILMIGLYDDVKRVRPIIKLLFQILAALVLVYFNVIADVSKYITSNYIYQINALVTVIWIVGITNAINLVDGLDGLAAGIVSIASITIFLISLLNQSFDCAFFSIALAGAAIGFLRYNFNPAKLFLGDNGSMFLGFSLGTISLIGSHKSATVAALLIPVIALGLPITDTLFAIIRRTIKGIHIFAPDDGHIHHKLVNWGFTHKEAVLFLYGITVILGLTAFVITALRNEISGVILFAIGTIVVIGIRKLGFIEHLLIIKNSLTNGHKKEKQKDFL
- a CDS encoding RnfABCDGE type electron transport complex subunit B, which codes for MDWGLIANITTTLAIIGFSFGSLLALADQIFGIELDSRVHEVEEILPKGQCGACGFGGCAAYAEAVVVSNNVSPSLCRPGGGDMAKLIAKITGKEPEAIEGTKAHLRCQGKPEKAFIYEGNMDCESAFLLFNGDSVCPYSCLGYGTCVLACPFEAISCQEERIIIDHLRCTGCGKCASFCPKQAIQMIPETAKVVVRCASLEKGARIKEICPVGCIGCGICAKECKAQAIKIKDNLPEIDYAQCRQCPDISCLNKKCPTSALVRI
- the mazG gene encoding nucleoside triphosphate pyrophosphohydrolase; its protein translation is MKEITSGNLFEEVVHIMEKLRSSEGCPWDKEQDHQSIKSYLIEEAYEVLESIEEQNFENLRSELGDLLFQIVFHAHLAKEANLFNVNDILKEIIKKMKERHPHVFGDTKVKDSQEVLSNWHKIKRTETKDESLLKGIPHHLPALVWAKKIQERAATVKFDWDNIDEVIKKDEVIKKDEAIKKIREKIKELEDQCQNQDTQKTEEEFGNLLFSLVSVARFFKIDPELSLRQTIHKFIQRFTQMEERIKNKKEHSF